The following are from one region of the Halodesulfurarchaeum sp. HSR-GB genome:
- a CDS encoding PKD domain-containing protein: MSQDEPNTFEISRRKALAALGTIGAASAGAGLGTSAWFSDQEEFSGNQLVAGDLDLKVSWKEHYYDGSPAAAQYVHRPGPAEEPDLALPGPENGYPIEFVFDDQEQFMDATLIEQFPEGGLGDGQNPCGLLANVPEDLEAPVIALEDVKPGDFGEVTFDLASCSNPAYLWLTGELLENAENGLTEPERSDPDEDDTPTDVLLDNGIYEVTVGEFDSGSAGGAEANGGASDNDWFYSFSGTPGGNVDPGADDSIDTLYLEYYALQDGDGNVAPSADGGPVITSLPASGSPGTEYTGIVEMDLGGTTVRVHRTVSLRADEPVVDVDYEFENRSGSETITDLQWTQYVDYDIGSPSGEVGNYVRDDDRGLEYITQNEQNVIGDNDLYLGFTADQLSTAHDLDYYSSTYNKVYTGATLNDDAQFPDTGGADVGLALRYDLGALGPGESTTLETAFVAAESLEEFESRLQEAGPNNPPVADAGPNQTVDEGASVDLDGTGSSDADGDDITYSWSQTGGPTVTLSDTSSSTPSFTAPDVTESTTLTFELTVEDGRGGSDTDTVSIAVQPAAAENNPPVADAGASQTVEEGTTVQLDGSGSSDPDGDALLYAWSQTGGPTVSLSGSNSETPTFTAPPLDEPATLTFALTVDDDRGETDTDTTTVTVEPEETIITGDGELAEALQVRLWYDDGDNIRDEGEQVFCKGSLATVLEKMNSGHGIPLDGDGSTETDFDESGDPASEDRDPFPGAPAVHYLGFQWWLPLDHANEVQTDSVKFDLGFYAEQARHNDGAGLGAADGNGTAE, translated from the coding sequence ATGTCACAAGACGAACCCAACACGTTCGAAATCTCGCGGCGCAAAGCGCTCGCCGCACTCGGAACCATCGGTGCCGCCTCAGCGGGGGCGGGACTGGGAACATCGGCCTGGTTTAGCGACCAGGAGGAGTTCAGTGGCAACCAACTCGTCGCGGGGGACCTCGATCTGAAGGTCAGCTGGAAGGAACACTACTACGATGGGTCGCCTGCTGCGGCCCAGTACGTCCACCGCCCTGGGCCAGCGGAGGAGCCTGACCTGGCATTGCCAGGACCGGAAAACGGCTATCCGATCGAATTCGTCTTCGACGATCAGGAGCAGTTCATGGACGCGACCCTGATAGAACAGTTCCCCGAGGGCGGTCTCGGGGACGGACAGAACCCTTGTGGGCTGCTTGCTAACGTCCCCGAGGACCTCGAGGCCCCGGTTATCGCCCTCGAAGACGTAAAGCCGGGTGACTTTGGGGAGGTGACCTTCGACCTCGCATCCTGTTCGAATCCGGCGTATCTCTGGCTGACCGGCGAATTGCTAGAGAACGCCGAGAACGGGCTGACCGAGCCCGAACGTTCCGACCCGGACGAGGACGACACTCCGACGGACGTTCTCCTCGATAACGGCATCTACGAGGTGACTGTCGGGGAGTTCGATTCCGGTTCTGCTGGCGGCGCGGAAGCAAACGGTGGGGCCTCGGACAATGACTGGTTCTACTCGTTCTCGGGAACTCCTGGCGGGAACGTTGATCCGGGCGCAGACGACAGCATCGATACGCTGTACCTGGAATACTACGCGTTGCAGGACGGGGACGGCAACGTCGCGCCATCGGCTGATGGTGGCCCAGTCATCACCTCCTTGCCTGCCAGCGGCTCTCCCGGAACGGAGTACACCGGGATCGTGGAGATGGACCTCGGCGGAACAACGGTTCGAGTCCACCGGACTGTCTCCTTGCGCGCGGACGAACCGGTTGTCGACGTCGACTACGAGTTCGAGAACCGATCGGGCAGCGAGACCATCACTGACCTCCAGTGGACCCAGTACGTCGATTACGATATTGGCTCGCCGTCCGGCGAAGTCGGCAACTACGTCCGTGACGATGATCGCGGGCTGGAGTACATCACACAGAACGAACAGAACGTGATCGGCGACAACGATCTCTATCTGGGATTCACCGCCGACCAGCTTTCGACAGCTCACGACCTGGATTACTACAGCTCCACGTACAACAAGGTCTACACCGGCGCCACGTTGAACGACGATGCCCAGTTCCCCGACACGGGGGGTGCGGACGTTGGGTTGGCCCTTCGCTACGACCTCGGTGCTCTGGGACCTGGCGAATCGACCACGCTGGAAACGGCCTTTGTGGCGGCCGAATCCCTCGAAGAGTTCGAGAGCCGCCTCCAGGAGGCCGGGCCGAACAACCCGCCAGTCGCGGATGCGGGACCGAACCAGACTGTTGACGAGGGTGCGTCCGTTGATCTCGACGGCACTGGATCGAGTGACGCTGATGGCGACGACATTACCTACAGCTGGAGTCAGACTGGCGGCCCGACGGTGACACTTTCGGACACGTCAAGTTCGACTCCCTCCTTCACTGCACCCGACGTGACGGAATCGACGACACTCACCTTCGAGTTGACCGTCGAGGACGGGCGCGGCGGGAGCGACACCGACACGGTCTCGATCGCGGTGCAACCCGCGGCGGCTGAAAACAACCCGCCCGTGGCCGATGCCGGAGCAAGCCAGACCGTCGAAGAAGGAACGACTGTCCAGCTGGATGGGTCCGGGTCGAGTGATCCGGACGGTGACGCGCTGCTCTATGCCTGGTCACAGACTGGCGGCCCGACGGTGTCCCTCTCTGGTTCGAACAGCGAGACGCCGACGTTCACCGCTCCGCCGCTGGACGAACCAGCGACGCTGACCTTCGCGTTGACCGTCGACGACGATCGAGGTGAGACGGACACGGACACGACCACCGTCACTGTCGAACCCGAGGAGACGATTATCACCGGCGACGGTGAGCTGGCGGAGGCCCTTCAGGTTCGGCTGTGGTACGACGATGGTGACAACATCCGGGACGAGGGGGAGCAGGTATTCTGCAAGGGCAGTCTCGCAACGGTTCTCGAGAAGATGAACAGTGGGCACGGCATCCCGCTTGACGGGGACGGATCCACGGAGACAGACTTCGACGAGAGCGGTGATCCGGCTTCCGAAGACCGGGATCCCTTCCCCGGTGCACCCGCGGTGCACTACCTCGGGTTCCAGTGGTGGCTGCCCCTCGATCACGCAAACGAGGTCCAGACCGACTCCGTCAAATTCGACCTGGGCTTTTACGCCGAACAGGCCC